One Candidatus Zixiibacteriota bacterium genomic window carries:
- a CDS encoding VOC family protein produces the protein MTIYVMVDDLQAYLDKAVKLGGSVVVPPTPIPGVGAFAMFKDLDGNCLGLFRNG, from the coding sequence GTGACTATCTACGTTATGGTAGATGATCTGCAGGCGTATCTGGACAAAGCGGTCAAGCTTGGCGGCTCGGTGGTAGTACCTCCTACCCCTATTCCCGGCGTCGGCGCGTTCGCCATGTTCAAAGACCTTGACGGAAATTGCCTTGGCTTGTTCCGAAACGGTTGA
- a CDS encoding S8 family serine peptidase: protein MSRRAALAFFGVLLTLGLGFWFALESQVFAAQLAGTDSAGLEKRVLPIKPTLTTIDPSAKGGMVVVKFVDEPRVRLKGNRLISMQSISTKEIEAVLSPYLGQRIERLFKSQSEMALDKHKEQLEIRIKRQFADLNSYYQVEIQSLAEAERLVNDLNRLDMVEIAYYEPAPEPAGDIAPPTPNYKPFQGYRTAAPAGVDADYANLLAGGDGTGVKIIDIEGGWQTTHEDLDKAVGGLIAGEMINDASWINHGTAVLGEMIAGDNGYGVSGICPGADVGMISIGTLSTADALYTAVANLTPGDLILIELHAPGPHYNFQSRPDQLGYVCMEYWQANFDAIQYAWANGITVIEAAGNGAENFDDQTLYAQLFDTTYRNSHAIIAGAGYPNTSGLDLQRQSFSNYGERVNLQGYGSGVYTTGYGDLFTGGGDQNQYYTSGFSGTSSASPIVTGAVACLQGRYMAAYGTFLTADQIRTALVSTGTAQLGDLSKHIGPRPDLQAAIGGFTAPPSLYTSPLAIDTTVLQGAVVVRPVWLHNRSTTTAVAFTAVGNDSLARNKMPNWLTVAPASGSVNPSDSLQLNVTMDASVLAQQIADYKGIVEVNWGPVPQPLDSLSVVPVFFAVLCNDTTYQALSSNDLGGPTFSWIPALTIGSKLGNGSFYNPSLNPLDDGTAGPLPIGFAFPFFDSLYTQFWVSPNGAISFTNSTLNFGGYYSSTSVPGSPFTSFLPAFWNDLIIDSAQVPQAGVYIYRSATNDTLVIEWYRLANFVNFDTQTDFEMVLTSDGKMLYQYLNVDAGGLNQTALIGLSQVECQALSYYNNGTPAANEVHDGIAVLLSSSVVQHQVMAGNVDGQGGIDISDLTYLVEYLFFGGAAPIPMESGDLDCSGAVDISDLTYMVEYLFFGGPDPCSYWEVL from the coding sequence ATGTCTCGGCGTGCTGCATTAGCTTTCTTTGGTGTACTCCTCACGCTCGGCCTCGGCTTCTGGTTCGCTCTTGAAAGTCAGGTCTTTGCGGCCCAACTGGCCGGAACGGATTCAGCCGGTCTGGAGAAACGTGTCCTTCCGATCAAACCGACCCTCACCACTATTGACCCCTCCGCCAAAGGTGGCATGGTCGTGGTGAAATTCGTCGATGAGCCAAGGGTTCGACTCAAAGGGAACCGGCTCATATCGATGCAGAGCATATCTACAAAGGAGATTGAAGCTGTTTTGTCTCCGTACCTCGGGCAGCGGATTGAGCGCCTGTTTAAGAGCCAGTCCGAAATGGCGCTCGACAAACATAAGGAACAGCTTGAGATCAGGATAAAACGGCAGTTCGCCGATCTGAACAGCTACTACCAGGTCGAGATTCAGTCGCTGGCGGAAGCCGAGCGTTTGGTAAACGACCTCAACCGGCTCGACATGGTTGAGATCGCCTACTACGAGCCGGCGCCCGAACCGGCCGGAGATATTGCACCTCCCACCCCGAACTACAAACCGTTTCAGGGATATCGTACTGCCGCTCCAGCCGGTGTCGATGCTGACTACGCCAATCTTCTGGCAGGCGGCGATGGTACCGGTGTGAAGATCATCGATATCGAGGGGGGCTGGCAGACTACGCATGAAGACCTGGACAAAGCGGTGGGCGGACTTATCGCCGGCGAGATGATAAACGATGCCTCCTGGATAAATCACGGCACCGCGGTGCTTGGCGAGATGATCGCCGGCGACAACGGCTATGGCGTTTCCGGTATCTGCCCCGGGGCCGATGTCGGGATGATCTCGATCGGGACCCTGTCGACGGCCGATGCGCTCTACACGGCGGTGGCGAACCTGACACCCGGCGATCTCATTCTCATCGAGCTTCACGCTCCAGGGCCGCACTACAATTTCCAGTCTCGACCGGACCAGCTCGGCTACGTCTGCATGGAATATTGGCAAGCCAATTTTGATGCTATTCAGTATGCCTGGGCCAACGGCATCACGGTTATTGAGGCAGCAGGGAACGGTGCGGAAAATTTCGATGACCAGACACTATACGCCCAGTTGTTCGATACGACCTATCGCAATTCACATGCCATTATCGCCGGCGCGGGGTATCCCAATACCTCGGGGCTGGACCTTCAGCGCCAGAGTTTCTCCAACTATGGCGAGCGCGTGAACTTGCAGGGTTATGGAAGTGGCGTCTATACCACCGGCTACGGTGACCTGTTCACCGGCGGCGGCGACCAGAACCAGTACTATACATCGGGATTCTCCGGGACGTCGTCGGCCTCACCGATCGTCACCGGCGCAGTAGCGTGCCTTCAAGGGCGTTACATGGCTGCCTACGGTACTTTTCTCACAGCCGATCAGATCCGAACCGCTCTTGTTTCCACCGGGACGGCTCAGCTTGGGGATCTCTCCAAACACATCGGTCCTCGCCCTGACCTGCAGGCCGCTATCGGCGGCTTCACGGCGCCCCCCTCGCTGTATACGTCACCGCTGGCCATCGACACGACGGTACTTCAAGGTGCCGTTGTTGTCCGTCCTGTCTGGCTGCATAATCGTTCGACGACCACCGCCGTGGCGTTTACCGCAGTCGGTAATGACAGTCTGGCGCGCAACAAAATGCCCAACTGGCTGACCGTTGCACCCGCCAGCGGCTCGGTGAATCCATCCGATTCACTTCAATTGAACGTGACGATGGATGCAAGCGTGCTGGCGCAACAGATCGCGGACTACAAGGGAATAGTGGAAGTCAACTGGGGGCCGGTCCCGCAGCCGCTCGATTCCCTGAGTGTCGTGCCGGTGTTCTTTGCGGTTCTGTGTAACGACACGACCTATCAGGCACTCTCATCGAACGATCTCGGCGGCCCAACATTCAGTTGGATCCCCGCGCTGACCATCGGAAGCAAGCTCGGCAATGGTTCGTTCTATAACCCGAGCCTGAACCCCCTCGATGACGGCACCGCCGGCCCGCTGCCGATCGGTTTCGCGTTCCCGTTCTTCGATTCGTTGTACACCCAGTTCTGGGTCAGTCCGAACGGCGCGATCTCGTTCACGAATTCGACTCTCAATTTCGGCGGATATTATTCGAGCACCTCGGTGCCCGGTTCGCCGTTCACCTCGTTTCTGCCGGCCTTCTGGAACGACCTCATCATCGACAGCGCTCAGGTGCCGCAGGCCGGTGTCTACATCTATCGAAGCGCTACCAATGATACCCTGGTCATCGAGTGGTATCGGCTGGCAAACTTTGTGAATTTCGATACGCAGACGGATTTCGAGATGGTGCTCACTTCCGACGGCAAAATGCTCTATCAATATCTGAACGTTGACGCCGGCGGGCTGAATCAAACCGCGCTTATCGGTCTGTCGCAAGTCGAATGCCAGGCGCTCAGTTACTACAATAACGGCACACCGGCGGCCAACGAAGTACATGACGGCATAGCGGTGCTGCTCTCATCAAGCGTGGTACAACATCAGGTCATGGCCGGAAATGTCGACGGACAGGGCGGCATAGATATCAGCGACCTTACCTACCTCGTTGAGTATCTGTTCTTCGGCGGAGCTGCCCCGATCCCGATGGAATCCGGCGACCTTGATTGCAGCGGTGCAGTGGACATCAGCGATTTGACTTACATGGTGGAGTATCTGTTCTTTGGCGGCCCTGACCCCTGTTCGTACTGGGAAGTCCTCTAA
- a CDS encoding histidine kinase dimerization/phospho-acceptor domain-containing protein: MEPVDKNQFEVLRGLALAGVRGEQLQGAVSVALQLASSLVGLSAAAIYLWDDRSKPRLSVSHATSESSGERLASLEQELLAGLRKERQLVAAYMTFSGKPPLNAFTLPLQHGDRVFGAVLGISEGPTRLIPQDYFLEALSAAIALNVVVSDISQAESLPSDLRDKARLSAIQETAVTVNHEINNPLTAILGNVQLLLLKRQDLDDDLVAKLRVIEASALKIKDVTQRLLRLTSARSAEYTEGTSMLDLSDED; the protein is encoded by the coding sequence ATGGAACCAGTCGACAAGAATCAATTCGAGGTGTTGCGAGGCCTGGCCCTGGCCGGAGTCCGGGGCGAACAGCTTCAGGGCGCCGTATCTGTGGCGCTCCAGTTAGCCTCATCACTGGTCGGTCTATCGGCAGCAGCGATCTACCTGTGGGACGACCGAAGCAAACCGCGCCTCTCCGTCAGTCACGCGACTTCGGAAAGTTCAGGCGAGCGGCTGGCAAGCCTGGAGCAAGAATTGCTGGCTGGTCTTCGGAAAGAGCGACAACTGGTGGCGGCGTACATGACGTTTTCGGGGAAGCCGCCTCTGAACGCATTTACGCTTCCACTCCAGCACGGCGACCGCGTATTCGGCGCGGTTCTGGGAATCTCGGAAGGACCTACCCGGCTCATCCCCCAGGACTATTTTCTGGAGGCACTCAGCGCCGCCATCGCGTTGAACGTTGTGGTCTCGGATATTAGCCAAGCAGAATCCCTTCCCAGCGACCTTCGCGACAAAGCCCGGTTATCCGCCATTCAGGAGACGGCCGTGACGGTTAACCATGAAATCAATAATCCGCTGACCGCCATTCTTGGCAACGTGCAATTATTGCTGCTGAAACGCCAGGATCTTGATGACGACCTTGTAGCCAAACTTCGCGTGATCGAGGCCTCGGCGCTCAAGATCAAAGATGTCACCCAGCGGCTGCTTCGGCTGACCAGTGCCCGCTCGGCCGAGTACACCGAGGGAACCAGCATGCTCGACCTGTCCGATGAGGACTAA
- a CDS encoding FAD-binding oxidoreductase: MRTRADAVIVGGGIIGVAVAFYLARQKFGQIVILEKEPFLGAGSTSKAAGGIRAQFSNKVNIEMSMLSEERFARFKDETGYDALYDQVGYLFLLTEDSDVKEYSAHCALQRSLGLKAELLKPHDIPQYAPHVRLDDVKLATFCHDDGLGDPNEFLSGYEHACRDMGVEICLESAVTGMSVNGSKVTTVKTSKGEISCPLVINAAGAWAGEIAKMAGAELAVLPYRRQIVTTGELDFVKPYFPMVVDVRSGLYCHKESKGMLLGWADKAVKPSFDISLDPDYTDSILERALDRIPQLETAEIANKWAGLYETTPDHRAIIGWEPTVTGMLHVAGFSGHGFMHAPAAGIVTAEMATGKETTIDISTLSPERFAKGVIVEETNVI, translated from the coding sequence ATGCGGACACGAGCCGATGCTGTCATCGTTGGCGGGGGGATTATTGGCGTCGCCGTGGCGTTCTATCTGGCGCGCCAGAAATTCGGCCAGATCGTTATTCTGGAGAAGGAGCCATTCCTCGGCGCCGGGTCAACGAGCAAAGCTGCCGGAGGCATCAGAGCCCAGTTCTCGAACAAGGTCAACATCGAAATGTCCATGCTCTCCGAAGAGCGGTTCGCGAGATTCAAGGACGAAACAGGTTACGACGCGCTGTATGATCAGGTTGGGTATCTCTTCCTGCTGACCGAAGACAGCGATGTCAAAGAGTACTCCGCGCACTGCGCGTTGCAGCGTTCGCTCGGGCTCAAAGCGGAACTGCTGAAACCGCACGATATCCCGCAATACGCACCGCACGTGCGGCTTGACGATGTCAAACTGGCCACATTCTGCCATGACGATGGCCTTGGCGACCCCAACGAGTTTCTGTCGGGCTACGAGCACGCCTGTCGTGATATGGGCGTGGAGATATGTCTGGAATCTGCCGTAACCGGCATGTCGGTGAATGGCTCGAAAGTAACCACTGTTAAGACTTCCAAGGGGGAGATCAGTTGCCCGCTGGTCATCAATGCCGCGGGCGCCTGGGCCGGTGAGATCGCCAAGATGGCGGGTGCCGAACTGGCCGTGCTGCCGTATCGCCGCCAGATCGTCACCACCGGCGAGCTGGACTTTGTCAAACCGTACTTCCCGATGGTGGTTGATGTGCGATCCGGCCTCTATTGCCACAAAGAATCCAAAGGGATGCTGCTTGGCTGGGCAGACAAAGCGGTCAAGCCATCGTTCGACATTTCGCTTGATCCGGATTATACGGATTCCATCCTGGAACGTGCCCTCGACCGCATTCCGCAACTCGAAACCGCCGAGATCGCCAACAAGTGGGCGGGGCTTTACGAAACAACCCCGGATCATCGGGCGATCATCGGGTGGGAACCGACGGTGACTGGGATGTTGCATGTCGCCGGATTCTCCGGTCACGGTTTCATGCATGCGCCCGCCGCCGGCATCGTCACCGCCGAGATGGCGACCGGCAAAGAAACAACTATCGACATTTCTACGCTCAGCCCCGAGCGGTTTGCCAAAGGGGTGATAGTCGAAGAAACCAATGTCATTTGA
- a CDS encoding alpha/beta fold hydrolase, with product MTRILVVVAVLSQAMATTCATTPATTPPTTEERMVVLDDSLKLWANLMQDTAQTKEPLVVLLHMLGRNHESYQPFIDALLRSAATDSLHRSLPTILNLDLRGHGRSGARGLSSLSYQSMAEAEFRKIPGDVKAMVEHLKLDTALKVDWDNITVVGASIGANSAALLSQMMPQVKRIVLLSPGLSYRSLEPLDAVRKFTGKILIYASKGDEYSRKSSEELAEANKAHAVLRWFGANQHGTDIINEDRAAMDELVRWVMSN from the coding sequence ATGACGCGAATCCTGGTCGTCGTGGCGGTTTTGTCCCAAGCCATGGCCACCACTTGTGCAACCACGCCAGCCACCACGCCGCCCACTACCGAGGAGCGTATGGTGGTGCTCGACGACTCGTTGAAGCTGTGGGCGAACCTGATGCAGGACACGGCACAGACCAAAGAGCCGCTGGTGGTTCTCCTGCACATGCTGGGACGGAACCACGAAAGTTATCAGCCGTTCATCGATGCCCTTCTCAGGTCGGCCGCGACTGATTCGCTGCACCGGTCGCTCCCCACGATTTTGAATCTCGACTTGCGCGGACACGGCCGCTCCGGCGCACGTGGATTGAGCTCATTGAGTTACCAGTCAATGGCCGAGGCTGAATTCCGCAAGATTCCGGGCGATGTCAAGGCGATGGTGGAGCACCTCAAGCTGGACACAGCGCTCAAGGTCGACTGGGATAATATCACGGTCGTTGGCGCCTCGATCGGGGCCAACTCGGCGGCGCTGTTGAGCCAGATGATGCCGCAGGTGAAGCGGATCGTGTTGCTTTCTCCCGGCCTTTCCTATCGGAGCCTAGAGCCGCTGGATGCAGTGCGAAAATTCACCGGCAAGATCCTGATCTATGCCTCGAAAGGGGACGAGTATTCGCGGAAGTCATCGGAGGAACTGGCAGAAGCGAACAAAGCGCATGCAGTCCTTCGCTGGTTCGGCGCCAATCAACACGGTACTGACATCATCAACGAAGATAGAGCCGCTATGGATGAACTGGTACGCTGGGTGATGTCGAATTGA
- a CDS encoding NADH-quinone oxidoreductase subunit N, translating to MIDYISTLSIDFGLILPELLLLIAASVILMVAFMRRLSRLSPLIGVIGLGAALLTALAQLNTQKGGFAGMVTVDPFGALFKVLFAFASLLSLAIALRYLESNKINHPEFYALLLISTMGMMVMATSTDLVVIFLGLEIMSLPLYVMAGLARRSLESNEAGIKYFIMGAFATGFLLMGIAFIYGAAETTNLRRIVTDFAYVSGNAKTYLYAGAGLLLIGFGFKVAAVPFHSWVPDVYQGAPTPVTAFFSVAPKAAGFAALLRIFNFGLADLDAMVPVLWVLAALTMSVGNILALRQDNVKRMLAYSSISHAGYILVALTAGGSEAVSAAMFYLIAYTLFNLGGFAVVTLLEQRTGCRSDFSELTGLSKTNPYLTAVLALFMFALSGFPPTVGFLGKFYIFAAAVNGGFIWLTVIGVMNSFVSVYYYLRVVKVSYFDQPAENPKPAAVTPALFLVLVVAAIGTLGLGLFPDRILELSRSAFFALM from the coding sequence ATGATCGACTATATTTCGACACTGTCAATCGATTTCGGGCTTATCCTGCCCGAACTGCTTCTGCTGATAGCGGCGTCAGTAATCCTCATGGTGGCCTTCATGCGTCGCTTGTCGCGGCTCTCGCCGCTTATCGGCGTCATAGGTCTGGGGGCAGCGCTGCTGACAGCGTTGGCGCAGCTCAATACACAGAAGGGCGGATTTGCGGGGATGGTGACGGTTGACCCGTTTGGCGCCTTGTTCAAAGTGCTGTTTGCGTTCGCCTCGCTTCTCTCGCTCGCCATCGCTCTGCGCTACCTGGAGTCAAACAAGATAAATCATCCGGAATTCTACGCTCTCCTGCTCATATCGACTATGGGCATGATGGTGATGGCCACCAGCACCGATCTGGTGGTGATCTTCCTGGGACTCGAGATCATGTCGCTGCCGCTGTATGTCATGGCCGGGCTGGCAAGGCGCTCGCTTGAATCAAACGAGGCCGGTATCAAATATTTCATCATGGGGGCATTTGCCACCGGCTTTCTGCTCATGGGGATCGCGTTTATCTATGGTGCCGCCGAAACGACCAACCTCCGAAGAATTGTCACTGATTTCGCCTACGTCTCAGGCAACGCCAAGACATATCTGTACGCCGGCGCAGGGCTGCTCCTGATCGGCTTTGGTTTTAAGGTGGCTGCGGTGCCGTTCCATAGCTGGGTCCCGGACGTGTATCAGGGGGCGCCCACCCCCGTGACGGCGTTCTTCTCCGTGGCACCGAAAGCGGCTGGTTTTGCCGCGCTGCTGCGCATCTTCAATTTTGGCCTGGCCGATCTTGATGCCATGGTGCCGGTCCTGTGGGTGCTGGCGGCGCTGACCATGTCGGTGGGGAATATCCTCGCTCTCCGGCAGGATAACGTCAAGCGGATGCTGGCCTATTCATCGATCTCGCACGCGGGATACATTCTGGTGGCGCTCACGGCCGGCGGCAGCGAGGCAGTCTCCGCGGCGATGTTCTATCTGATAGCATATACCCTGTTCAACCTTGGTGGCTTTGCGGTGGTGACTCTTCTGGAGCAGCGCACTGGCTGCAGGTCAGATTTCTCCGAGCTGACCGGTCTGTCGAAGACTAACCCGTATCTAACGGCGGTACTGGCGCTGTTCATGTTTGCGCTTTCGGGATTCCCGCCAACCGTTGGTTTCCTCGGCAAATTCTATATCTTTGCGGCCGCCGTGAATGGCGGGTTCATCTGGTTGACGGTCATCGGCGTCATGAACTCTTTCGTCTCGGTTTACTACTACCTTCGGGTCGTGAAAGTGAGCTACTTTGACCAGCCTGCCGAAAATCCAAAACCGGCGGCTGTTACACCCGCGTTATTCCTGGTGCTTGTAGTAGCGGCGATCGGCACGCTGGGGTTGGGATTATTCCCGGACAGAATTCTCGAACTTTCCCGAAGCGCCTTCTTCGCGCTCATGTAA
- the purF gene encoding amidophosphoribosyltransferase → MAEEMIHDQCGIFGIFGNNRAAELTYLGLYALQHRGHESSGIVTSDSGRIRLHKGMGQVSDVFASRESIDKLKGTLAIGHNRYSTTGASSLINIQPFLITNRSSSLAIAHNGNLTNATELRKRLDSRGSIFQTTSDTEIFLHLAATSKKTTRLGRICDALATVKGAFSVLFLTEDSIIAARDAYGFRPLALGKFHSSYIVASETCAFDIIGAKYIRDVEPGEVLEISRKGLRSVFPLKVAKQASCIFEYIYFARPDSKIFGENVDKVRRRLGRLLAREHPVDADIVIGVPDSANTATLGFAEESGIRFEIGFIRNHYVGRTFIDPAQNIRDLDVKVKFNPVKGVINGRRVVIVDDSIVRGTTSKKLVKMIREAGAKEVHFRVSSPPIISPCFFGIDMPTRKELIGANMSVAEIEKFLEVDSLRYLSLEGMLSMPSLPPTSFCSGCFSGKYPIKVPPINGKLRLG, encoded by the coding sequence ATGGCTGAAGAGATGATCCACGATCAGTGCGGGATTTTCGGCATTTTCGGCAATAATCGAGCGGCCGAACTGACCTATCTTGGACTTTACGCACTCCAGCACCGGGGACATGAGTCCTCCGGGATCGTCACCTCCGATTCCGGTCGGATCCGGTTGCACAAAGGGATGGGTCAGGTGTCGGACGTCTTCGCCTCGCGGGAATCGATCGACAAACTCAAAGGGACGTTGGCTATCGGTCACAACCGGTACAGCACCACCGGTGCGTCATCGCTGATCAACATCCAGCCTTTTCTGATCACCAACCGGTCAAGCAGCCTGGCTATCGCGCACAACGGCAACCTGACCAACGCCACCGAGCTGCGCAAGCGACTCGATAGCCGCGGCTCGATATTTCAGACGACATCCGATACCGAAATCTTCCTGCACCTGGCGGCGACCTCCAAAAAGACCACCCGGCTCGGGCGGATCTGTGATGCACTCGCGACGGTCAAGGGCGCGTTCTCGGTTCTATTCCTGACTGAGGACTCGATAATCGCCGCCCGCGATGCCTACGGCTTCCGCCCGCTGGCACTGGGCAAGTTTCATTCCTCTTATATCGTCGCCTCGGAAACCTGCGCGTTCGACATCATAGGCGCCAAGTATATTCGCGATGTCGAACCGGGTGAAGTACTCGAGATCAGCAGGAAGGGGCTCCGCTCGGTGTTCCCGCTCAAGGTCGCGAAGCAGGCCTCGTGCATTTTTGAATACATCTACTTCGCCCGGCCGGACTCGAAGATATTCGGAGAGAATGTCGACAAAGTGCGCCGCCGTCTCGGACGGCTTCTAGCCAGGGAACACCCTGTCGATGCCGACATTGTGATCGGCGTGCCGGACTCCGCCAACACGGCAACACTGGGATTCGCCGAGGAATCGGGCATCCGGTTCGAAATAGGGTTCATTCGAAACCACTATGTGGGGCGGACGTTTATCGATCCGGCGCAGAATATCAGGGACCTTGATGTAAAAGTGAAGTTCAACCCGGTCAAAGGTGTCATCAACGGACGACGGGTAGTGATCGTAGATGATTCCATCGTGCGCGGTACCACTTCCAAAAAGTTGGTTAAAATGATCCGTGAGGCTGGTGCCAAAGAGGTACATTTCAGGGTCTCCTCTCCGCCAATAATCTCTCCCTGTTTCTTTGGTATAGATATGCCGACTCGCAAGGAGTTGATCGGTGCAAATATGTCAGTGGCCGAGATCGAGAAATTCCTTGAAGTGGATTCGCTCCGCTATCTTTCGTTGGAGGGGATGTTGTCCATGCCTTCGCTCCCCCCGACCAGCTTCTGCTCCGGCTGTTTCTCCGGAAAGTACCCGATCAAGGTACCTCCCATCAATGGGAAGCTGCGGCTCGGATAG
- a CDS encoding site-2 protease family protein: protein MAVLPKLRSDLVTAESTEGSERVYTLKDPVTGNYIRLRAPEHWLAQHLDGTATADMLAAAFAAKFELEIGATDIEQFVGQLRSLFLIEDGRSEQELMRAARAAQRHHSLAARLLYIKLKAFRPGRLLDVLTTMYKPFHRPGWILVESLIILTGLGLLLANVAEFTVNLSSLWSVASVATLLVAFFLLVTLHEFAHAVICRYHGGQVQEMGILIMYFTPCFYSDVSDAWLFPRKSQRLAVTWAGPYFQFLLLAVSVILWRLTVPGLFVNELARVTAIVCWVTFLFNFNPLIKLDGYYLLSDYLEVPNLRRKAFAYLGNFFQRVVLGWPIEPVSVTHRERRIYSLYATLALAYSTFLVVYFVWVLGRFAYEQWGGRGILLLIAALAVIMRQPLADTGKGMLQHFKYMRALVHKPIRLSIYVLLLIVMLVGLFVPWFPHRVSGEVEVEPLSQFTLSLTNLGLLESTLRLGGETPDRKSSFLKMMSMDLAALNVQPIVRDGQVIKAGDTLVVVRSNESVQALAAAEKELQRLEGELALLRAPKKKEQIAEATAAVNAAKATFDQSERDFKRIDGLYAKGLEAKDKLESARSAMDVAKADLNQKRSSLALLKSPPRKEEEDVLQRDIEKQRATLDYFKGQADAQTVTTPISGVAGANRRADTVLTVCYNQQVEMLVPVSDFDIKLVAKGQTARIKVRPYPSRVFAGIVVRVPTFTAPFKDRAYFPVSVVVDNQENLLSQGMTGYAKIEVGETSIANWAFRKLLSALRVEFWSWW from the coding sequence ATGGCTGTCCTGCCGAAACTCCGATCCGACTTGGTCACGGCGGAATCCACTGAAGGGTCCGAACGCGTGTACACACTCAAGGATCCCGTCACCGGCAACTACATCCGCCTGCGTGCGCCGGAGCACTGGCTGGCACAGCATCTGGATGGAACAGCCACGGCCGATATGCTCGCGGCTGCGTTTGCAGCGAAATTTGAGCTGGAGATCGGCGCCACTGACATCGAGCAATTTGTCGGTCAGTTAAGGTCTCTTTTCCTGATCGAGGATGGACGAAGCGAACAGGAGTTGATGCGTGCGGCGCGTGCCGCTCAGCGCCACCACTCGCTGGCAGCGCGCCTTCTGTACATCAAACTCAAGGCGTTCAGACCCGGACGGCTGCTCGATGTACTTACGACCATGTACAAGCCATTCCATCGCCCCGGCTGGATACTGGTGGAGAGTTTGATCATACTTACCGGCCTGGGTCTGCTGCTTGCCAATGTCGCAGAATTTACGGTCAACCTGTCATCGCTGTGGTCGGTGGCTTCAGTTGCGACCTTGCTGGTCGCCTTCTTCTTGCTGGTGACGCTTCACGAATTCGCGCATGCCGTCATCTGTCGGTATCACGGGGGGCAGGTCCAAGAGATGGGGATCCTCATCATGTATTTTACGCCGTGCTTCTACTCAGATGTCTCTGATGCCTGGTTGTTTCCTCGCAAATCACAGCGACTCGCGGTCACCTGGGCGGGACCGTACTTCCAGTTTCTCCTGCTGGCGGTCAGCGTGATCCTGTGGCGACTCACGGTGCCGGGTCTGTTCGTCAATGAGCTCGCTCGCGTGACAGCAATCGTCTGCTGGGTGACGTTCCTGTTCAATTTCAATCCGCTGATAAAGCTCGATGGCTATTATCTCCTTTCAGACTACCTTGAGGTCCCCAATCTGCGGCGCAAGGCGTTTGCGTATCTCGGAAATTTTTTCCAGCGTGTCGTTCTGGGGTGGCCCATTGAGCCGGTGAGTGTCACTCATCGCGAACGGCGAATCTATTCACTCTATGCCACTCTGGCACTGGCGTATTCCACGTTTCTCGTCGTGTATTTCGTGTGGGTGCTGGGGCGGTTTGCCTATGAGCAGTGGGGGGGGAGGGGAATACTCTTGTTGATAGCGGCGCTGGCCGTTATTATGAGGCAGCCCCTGGCCGACACGGGCAAGGGAATGCTGCAGCATTTCAAATATATGAGAGCCCTGGTGCACAAACCGATCCGTCTGTCCATTTACGTTTTACTCCTGATCGTCATGCTGGTCGGGTTATTTGTGCCGTGGTTCCCGCATCGGGTTTCGGGGGAGGTGGAGGTTGAACCGCTGTCGCAATTCACACTGTCGCTGACTAATCTTGGATTGTTGGAAAGCACGCTTCGCCTTGGCGGCGAAACGCCGGACCGGAAGTCCAGTTTCCTGAAGATGATGTCGATGGATCTTGCTGCGCTTAACGTTCAGCCGATCGTGCGCGACGGACAAGTCATAAAGGCCGGTGACACGCTGGTGGTCGTCCGCTCCAACGAAAGCGTCCAGGCCCTCGCAGCGGCTGAGAAAGAGTTGCAGCGATTGGAGGGAGAGCTGGCGCTGCTTCGCGCCCCCAAGAAGAAAGAGCAGATCGCAGAAGCCACGGCGGCGGTCAACGCCGCCAAGGCGACTTTCGACCAATCGGAGCGAGATTTCAAACGGATCGATGGTCTGTACGCCAAGGGACTTGAAGCCAAGGACAAACTCGAGTCAGCGCGTTCGGCGATGGATGTCGCCAAAGCGGACCTCAACCAGAAGCGCTCATCACTGGCGCTGCTCAAATCCCCGCCGAGGAAGGAAGAGGAAGACGTACTCCAGCGGGATATCGAAAAACAGCGTGCGACGCTCGACTATTTCAAAGGGCAGGCGGACGCGCAGACCGTGACCACCCCGATCTCAGGCGTGGCTGGAGCCAATCGACGCGCCGACACGGTGCTGACCGTCTGCTACAACCAGCAGGTAGAGATGCTGGTACCGGTGTCTGATTTCGATATCAAACTCGTTGCCAAGGGCCAAACGGCAAGGATCAAAGTGCGACCGTACCCCAGCCGCGTTTTCGCCGGAATCGTTGTGCGTGTCCCTACGTTCACCGCGCCATTTAAGGACCGCGCGTACTTTCCGGTCTCAGTCGTGGTCGACAATCAGGAAAACCTGCTTTCCCAGGGGATGACCGGCTACGCGAAGATCGAAGTGGGGGAGACCTCAATCGCCAACTGGGCGTTCCGAAAACTGCTGTCGGCGCTGCGGGTCGAGTTCTGGTCCTGGTGGTGA